From the genome of Scytonema hofmannii PCC 7110, one region includes:
- a CDS encoding T3SS effector HopA1 family protein: MQLLGALPNQLLSPISDIVSKVQIQANFCIIHPDYNPLELSAEVVASLQQLPTEIQNKYLNLQLRTFLYGIYYNGDLKETLAMSTNSDSLESEENLENNTIRGLNRDFYEGLQKSNCGKGYFDLGWRVLRQESDDLLAVQKDNLTLHVERVSVDYSQEARYPQFTQQSATVGDIVAIKMPSNLLEQEFYVAVGDAGLMDSCEEEATQTVNIYFNFSSEGALAVMKSLTQQLNEMSIPFTFKVLYDPDKYYRYDCGVLQFQRHNYQLVHQVLQSISIENKCHFRNQLPLFTKPLTPGLSLAEEPDCKFAAQEDFGMNRCRIIANALLEAWHKGDNSEQGRMNCIHKHFSQLGIGLQHPYLNANSEDIYLPL; encoded by the coding sequence ATGCAATTACTAGGTGCTCTGCCAAATCAACTGCTAAGTCCTATTTCTGACATTGTTAGCAAGGTTCAAATTCAAGCGAATTTTTGTATTATTCATCCAGACTACAACCCATTAGAGTTGTCAGCAGAAGTAGTCGCTTCCCTGCAACAACTACCGACGGAGATCCAAAATAAGTATCTCAACTTACAACTGCGAACTTTTCTCTATGGAATTTATTATAACGGTGACTTAAAAGAGACTCTGGCAATGAGTACCAACTCAGATTCTTTAGAAAGCGAGGAAAATCTAGAGAACAATACAATCAGGGGACTAAACCGGGATTTTTACGAAGGTTTGCAAAAAAGTAATTGTGGAAAAGGCTACTTCGATCTTGGATGGCGCGTGTTGCGGCAAGAAAGCGACGATCTGCTGGCTGTACAAAAAGATAACTTGACATTGCATGTTGAGCGCGTTAGCGTAGATTACTCTCAGGAAGCTCGCTATCCGCAATTCACCCAACAATCTGCCACTGTAGGTGATATCGTTGCCATAAAGATGCCATCCAACCTGCTAGAACAGGAATTTTACGTGGCAGTTGGGGATGCAGGGTTGATGGACAGTTGTGAAGAAGAAGCGACTCAAACTGTAAATATCTATTTTAATTTTAGTTCCGAAGGTGCTCTTGCTGTGATGAAAAGCTTAACGCAGCAACTCAACGAAATGAGTATCCCCTTCACCTTTAAGGTTTTATACGATCCCGATAAATACTATCGCTACGACTGTGGAGTTCTCCAGTTTCAGCGTCACAACTACCAACTAGTTCACCAAGTCCTTCAGAGTATTTCTATAGAGAATAAATGCCATTTTCGCAATCAATTACCCCTATTCACCAAGCCTTTAACACCAGGACTGAGTTTGGCGGAAGAACCCGATTGCAAATTTGCTGCCCAAGAAGATTTTGGCATGAATCGCTGCCGAATCATTGCTAATGCGTTATTAGAAGCTTGGCACAAAGGTGACAACTCAGAACAAGGGCGAATGAACTGTATACACAAACATTTCTCCCAGTTGGGTATTGGGTTGCAACATCCTTATTTAAATGCCAACTCTGAGGACATTTATCTCCCTTTATAA
- a CDS encoding O-methyltransferase — protein sequence MSQPQVAEKPIARPVTPLGILAKQLETILQALDGQPPSLLTRDLDLAWRLAAGLDPYLEECTTNESSALAALAKKTADEAWGQRFHEGSTVRELEQEMLSGHVEGQTLKMFVYMTKAKKILEIGMFTGYSALAMAEALPPDGELVACEIDQYTAEFAQSAFQASPHGEKIRVEVGGALDILQKLAAAGETFDFVFIDADKKEYIKYFHTLLEKDLLVPGGFICVDNTLLQGQVYLSADNRTPNGEAIAQFNRTVADDPRVEQVLLPLRDGLTIIRRI from the coding sequence ATGTCTCAGCCTCAAGTTGCCGAAAAACCAATCGCTAGACCTGTTACACCATTGGGAATTTTAGCAAAACAGCTAGAAACCATTTTACAAGCCTTAGATGGGCAACCACCCAGTCTGCTAACTAGAGACCTTGACTTAGCATGGCGCTTGGCAGCTGGTTTAGACCCTTACCTAGAAGAATGTACCACCAATGAATCTTCTGCTTTAGCAGCGTTAGCAAAGAAAACTGCTGATGAAGCTTGGGGTCAGCGTTTTCATGAAGGGTCTACGGTACGGGAACTAGAACAGGAAATGCTTTCAGGTCATGTAGAAGGACAAACTCTCAAGATGTTTGTGTACATGACCAAAGCCAAGAAGATACTAGAAATTGGTATGTTCACTGGCTATTCTGCATTAGCAATGGCAGAAGCACTACCACCCGATGGAGAACTAGTTGCTTGTGAAATTGACCAATACACTGCTGAGTTTGCCCAATCCGCTTTTCAGGCATCCCCCCATGGAGAGAAAATTCGTGTAGAAGTGGGTGGTGCATTAGACATTTTGCAAAAACTCGCAGCAGCTGGTGAAACCTTTGACTTTGTGTTTATTGACGCTGATAAGAAGGAGTATATAAAGTACTTCCACACCCTGTTGGAAAAAGATTTGCTAGTTCCTGGGGGATTTATCTGCGTGGATAATACCTTACTACAAGGTCAAGTTTATCTCTCTGCCGATAACCGGACTCCAAATGGTGAAGCGATCGCTCAGTTTAACCGTACCGTTGCTGACGATCCGCGTGTGGAACAAGTCCTGTTGCCATTGAGAGATGGGTTAACTATCATCAGACGGATCTAG
- a CDS encoding SDR family oxidoreductase, with amino-acid sequence MSFLQNKVVIITGASSGIGAAIAKELDALGMKLVLSARSQDKLDQLAASLNNASVLAGAITDVDMPQKLVNFALQTFGQLDVVLNNAGGMTVGSIEEVDIEAICQMVRLNVESVYRMAYIALRHFKQVGSGFLINTSSISGLKTVPRYGAYNGTKYAVEAFTDALRMELAGTGIKVAAIAPGTVDTGLYDHWNAEDKSYINSGGALQPEDIARCVRFILEQPEHVLIPHLLVVPRDQPV; translated from the coding sequence ATGAGTTTTCTACAAAACAAAGTAGTTATCATCACAGGTGCTAGTAGCGGTATTGGTGCAGCGATTGCTAAAGAACTCGATGCTTTAGGTATGAAACTAGTGCTGAGTGCGCGATCGCAAGATAAGCTCGATCAACTGGCTGCATCACTGAACAATGCTAGTGTTCTTGCAGGAGCCATCACAGATGTAGATATGCCCCAAAAACTGGTGAATTTCGCACTTCAAACTTTTGGTCAACTCGATGTGGTTCTGAATAACGCAGGTGGGATGACTGTCGGTTCCATTGAAGAAGTAGACATTGAGGCTATTTGTCAAATGGTTCGTTTAAACGTTGAATCTGTTTATAGGATGGCTTACATAGCGCTGCGGCACTTTAAACAAGTAGGCAGTGGCTTTCTGATTAATACATCAAGTATTTCCGGCTTGAAAACAGTACCTCGTTACGGCGCATATAATGGCACAAAGTATGCGGTTGAAGCTTTCACAGACGCTTTGCGAATGGAACTAGCAGGTACTGGCATTAAAGTGGCTGCGATCGCACCAGGGACAGTAGACACAGGGCTTTACGACCATTGGAATGCAGAAGACAAATCCTACATTAATTCTGGTGGTGCTTTGCAACCAGAAGATATTGCTCGTTGCGTCCGGTTTATCTTAGAGCAGCCAGAGCATGTTCTGATTCCTCATCTCTTGGTAGTTCCCAGAGACCAACCCGTTTAA
- a CDS encoding phosphotransferase, with product MTFVLSSHNVVNYLIEHGLCTQKEQALSKIESRSSKNFNLLVTIPNNRHLLIKQERYNKEGKTKNEFVKEWRFHEWLSAFPEVAHISSFISEVVHFDPSSYIIIFNYLDNYCDLEDYYDQEQTFPTSIAWEIGKSLAIFHSKTFESNIYKFFLFYDSQELEKKPNFLQGLEKLKPEIFARVTSDNFKFFKLYQRYESFGEAIAKLKNTYQRRCLIHNDLKLNNILLNNQWQQSLSNIDESANSIIRIIDWERCTWGDPAFDLGRVIASYLNIWLSSLIISTEIDLAIALQLATTPLEKIQPSINALIQGYFQKFPEIIDAYPNFLLKVMQFTGMALLEKIQIRIRYHEPFGNRGVCMLQVAKTLLCEPERSLPIIFGKTASELSDLHPISA from the coding sequence ATGACATTTGTATTAAGTTCTCATAATGTTGTTAATTATTTAATTGAACATGGGCTATGCACTCAAAAAGAGCAAGCTCTTAGCAAGATTGAATCCAGAAGCTCGAAAAACTTCAATTTATTAGTCACTATTCCAAATAATCGTCATTTATTAATTAAGCAAGAGCGTTATAACAAAGAAGGAAAGACAAAAAATGAGTTTGTAAAAGAATGGAGATTTCATGAATGGTTGTCAGCTTTTCCAGAAGTAGCACATATTAGCTCATTTATATCCGAGGTAGTTCATTTCGATCCAAGTAGTTACATAATTATTTTTAACTACTTGGATAACTATTGCGATTTAGAAGATTATTACGATCAAGAACAGACTTTTCCGACATCTATTGCCTGGGAAATTGGAAAATCGCTTGCGATATTTCATAGCAAGACTTTTGAAAGCAATATTTATAAATTTTTTTTATTTTATGATAGTCAAGAACTTGAGAAAAAACCAAACTTTTTACAGGGTTTAGAAAAGCTGAAACCAGAAATTTTTGCTCGGGTTACATCTGATAATTTCAAGTTTTTTAAACTTTATCAGCGTTATGAAAGTTTTGGGGAAGCGATCGCAAAACTAAAAAACACTTATCAGCGGCGCTGTTTAATCCACAATGACTTAAAACTGAACAATATTTTACTGAACAATCAATGGCAGCAATCGCTTTCCAATATAGATGAATCAGCCAACAGTATCATACGAATCATTGATTGGGAAAGATGTACTTGGGGCGATCCTGCATTTGATTTAGGAAGAGTTATTGCCAGCTACCTAAATATATGGCTCAGTAGCTTAATTATCAGTACAGAGATTGATTTAGCAATAGCTTTGCAACTAGCCACCACTCCATTAGAGAAGATCCAACCAAGTATTAATGCACTTATACAAGGTTATTTTCAGAAATTTCCTGAAATCATAGATGCTTACCCAAATTTTTTGCTAAAAGTCATGCAATTCACTGGTATGGCATTGTTAGAAAAAATTCAAATCAGGATTCGCTATCACGAACCCTTTGGCAACAGAGGAGTTTGTATGCTTCAGGTTGCCAAGACACTATTGTGCGAACCGGAGCGATCGTTACCGATTATCTTTGGGAAGACAGCATCTGAACTAAGCGATCTTCATCCTATTAGCGCTTAA
- a CDS encoding peptidase domain-containing ABC transporter: MKKYQVIRQYSEEDCGAACVASIARYYGRAFTLNRIREAIGTGQLGTTLLGLRRGTEAMGFYTRSAKASSEFLSKLKEMPLPAIIHWKGYHWVVLYGQHGKKYVVGDPSVGIRYLSKQELSEGWKDWVLLLLQPDPNRFFALPEDKVNNFGKFLQGILPYQAIIVEALLCALFIGFLSLSSPFLIQILTDDVLVRGDAQLLTGVVLAVITMYTVRSSLTLVENILIANFAQRFKLTLILEFGQQILRLPLDYYESRRSGEIVSRLRDIQQINRLISQAVVSFPSKFFIAVICFCIMLFYSWKLTLVAFVIACMMTLSTIVFLPTLQQKTRNLIVLEAENQGVLVETFKGALTLKTTTAAPQFWEELQIRFGRLANLAFTTIKIEIINKQFSRWVYEIGGAVLLWLGSILVISKELSIGQLLAFISLNRNLVSLFDFVIDFVDDFTHVQTATSRLAEVIDSTPETLGDEEKAWVNIPDNADIVCKQLNFHYPGRVELLQDFSLTIPGGKVIALIGESGCGKSSLAKVIAGLYQIQSGNIRFGIYNLQDLSLECLRQQVVLVPQDAHFWSRSIVENFRLGYPSVSFEQIVKACQIAEADDFISKLPEKYQTVLGEFGVNLSGGQRQRLAIARAIVNNPPVLILDESTGGLDPANEAQVLDKLLFDRQGKTTILVSHRPRVIERADWIVLLDRGTVKMQGSLEELRSQAGKHLDFLNP; the protein is encoded by the coding sequence ATGAAGAAATACCAGGTTATTCGACAGTATAGTGAAGAAGATTGCGGGGCTGCTTGTGTTGCTTCCATTGCCAGATATTATGGGCGTGCCTTTACCCTCAACCGCATTCGTGAGGCAATAGGTACCGGGCAACTTGGAACTACTTTGCTAGGTTTAAGGCGCGGGACAGAAGCTATGGGCTTTTATACGCGTTCTGCTAAAGCGTCCTCTGAGTTTCTCAGCAAGCTTAAAGAGATGCCACTTCCAGCAATTATCCATTGGAAGGGCTATCACTGGGTAGTTTTGTATGGTCAGCATGGTAAAAAGTATGTTGTTGGCGATCCATCTGTAGGTATTCGTTATCTTTCCAAACAGGAGTTGAGCGAGGGTTGGAAAGATTGGGTGTTGCTATTACTACAGCCAGATCCAAATCGCTTTTTTGCACTACCTGAAGATAAAGTTAACAACTTTGGAAAATTTCTTCAAGGTATCTTGCCTTACCAAGCTATTATCGTTGAGGCTTTATTGTGTGCCCTGTTCATAGGTTTTCTTTCTTTATCTTCGCCTTTCCTCATCCAAATTCTCACCGATGATGTTTTAGTTCGGGGTGATGCTCAGCTTCTGACTGGTGTCGTACTGGCAGTCATAACAATGTACACTGTCAGAAGTAGCCTTACACTTGTAGAAAATATCCTAATTGCTAATTTTGCCCAGCGCTTTAAGTTAACGCTTATCTTAGAGTTTGGTCAACAAATTTTGCGCTTACCTTTGGATTACTATGAGTCTCGTCGAAGTGGTGAAATTGTTAGTCGATTAAGAGATATTCAACAAATTAATAGGTTGATTTCACAAGCAGTTGTTAGTTTTCCCAGTAAATTTTTTATTGCGGTTATTTGTTTTTGTATAATGCTATTTTATAGCTGGAAGTTAACGCTTGTAGCTTTTGTCATAGCTTGTATGATGACTTTATCTACGATTGTTTTTCTTCCAACACTACAGCAAAAAACTCGCAATCTTATAGTTTTAGAAGCAGAAAACCAGGGTGTATTGGTAGAAACATTTAAGGGTGCATTGACACTAAAAACAACTACTGCTGCTCCTCAATTTTGGGAAGAGTTGCAAATTAGATTTGGTCGCTTAGCTAATCTAGCATTTACTACAATTAAAATTGAGATTATTAATAAACAATTCTCAAGGTGGGTTTATGAGATTGGCGGTGCAGTTTTACTGTGGCTTGGTAGTATCCTGGTTATTAGTAAAGAATTAAGTATAGGTCAACTGCTGGCGTTCATAAGTCTGAATCGGAATCTGGTTTCTTTATTTGATTTTGTGATAGATTTTGTTGACGATTTTACTCACGTACAAACAGCAACTTCCAGACTAGCAGAAGTGATCGACTCTACACCAGAAACCCTAGGTGATGAGGAAAAAGCTTGGGTTAACATTCCCGATAATGCAGATATAGTTTGCAAGCAACTAAACTTTCATTATCCGGGCAGAGTTGAATTACTGCAAGATTTTTCCTTAACAATTCCTGGTGGTAAGGTTATTGCCCTCATTGGCGAATCAGGATGTGGTAAAAGTAGCCTAGCAAAAGTGATTGCTGGTTTATATCAAATTCAATCGGGAAATATCCGCTTTGGTATCTATAACCTGCAAGACCTTTCTTTAGAATGCTTGCGGCAACAAGTTGTGCTTGTTCCCCAAGACGCTCACTTTTGGAGTCGGTCTATTGTTGAAAACTTCCGATTAGGATATCCGAGTGTGAGTTTTGAACAAATTGTTAAAGCTTGCCAAATTGCTGAAGCAGACGACTTTATCAGCAAGCTACCCGAAAAATATCAAACCGTTTTAGGAGAGTTTGGAGTTAATCTTTCTGGTGGACAAAGGCAACGTTTAGCTATAGCACGCGCCATTGTCAACAATCCACCCGTGCTGATTTTAGATGAATCAACCGGCGGACTTGACCCTGCGAATGAAGCGCAAGTCTTAGACAAGCTGTTATTTGATAGGCAAGGGAAAACCACAATTCTAGTCAGCCATCGCCCAAGAGTTATTGAGCGTGCAGATTGGATTGTGCTGTTGGATCGGGGTACAGTCAAAATGCAAGGTTCTTTAGAAGAATTGCGTTCTCAAGCAGGTAAGCATTTAGACTTTTTAAATCCGTGA
- a CDS encoding sedoheptulose 7-phosphate cyclase, whose product MSTVQTKFEATESAFHVEAYEKIEYSLVYVDGVFSIKNTELAEVYRDFGRCLAVVDTNVNRLYGSQMQEYFEYYDIDLTVFPITIAEPNKTIESFETIIDAFADFRLVRKEPVLVIGGGLTTDVAGFACSAYRRSSNYIRIPTTLIGLIDASVAIKVAVNHKKLKNRLGAYHASKKVFLDFSFLQTLPTAQVRNGMAELVKIAVVANKEVFDLLDEYGEELLRTHFGYVDAEPEIRDVAHKATYEAIKTMLELEIPNLRELDLDRVIAYGHTWSPTLELAPRIPIFHGHAVNIDMALSATMAAQRGYITSEERDRILGLMSRLGLALDHPLMDEELMWRATQSIILTRDGLLRAAMPKPIGNCFFMNDLTREELASAISEHKHLCQNYPRGGEGVEMYPDSYKPELVGSEA is encoded by the coding sequence ATGAGTACCGTACAAACAAAGTTTGAAGCTACTGAAAGCGCTTTTCACGTAGAAGCTTACGAAAAGATTGAGTATAGCCTGGTTTATGTTGATGGGGTTTTCTCAATCAAAAATACTGAGTTGGCAGAAGTCTATAGAGATTTTGGACGTTGTCTAGCTGTTGTAGATACTAATGTAAACAGGCTATATGGCAGCCAAATGCAGGAGTATTTCGAGTATTACGACATTGACCTTACCGTTTTTCCGATTACGATTGCTGAGCCAAACAAAACTATTGAATCGTTTGAGACGATTATAGATGCTTTTGCTGATTTCAGGTTGGTTCGTAAGGAACCCGTACTGGTTATTGGCGGTGGACTGACTACAGATGTAGCAGGTTTTGCTTGTTCTGCTTATCGTCGGAGTTCTAATTACATTCGTATTCCTACAACTCTCATCGGGTTGATTGATGCAAGTGTGGCTATTAAGGTAGCTGTTAATCACAAAAAGCTGAAAAATCGCTTGGGTGCTTATCACGCTTCTAAAAAAGTTTTCCTGGATTTTTCGTTTTTGCAAACTCTTCCCACAGCACAAGTCCGCAATGGTATGGCGGAACTTGTGAAAATTGCTGTGGTTGCTAACAAAGAGGTCTTCGATTTGTTGGATGAGTATGGTGAGGAATTACTCCGCACTCATTTTGGTTACGTTGATGCTGAACCAGAAATTAGAGATGTAGCTCATAAGGCTACTTATGAAGCTATCAAAACTATGTTGGAGTTGGAAATTCCCAATCTCCGTGAATTAGACCTCGATCGCGTTATTGCTTACGGTCACACTTGGAGTCCGACTTTGGAATTGGCTCCTCGCATTCCTATATTCCACGGTCATGCAGTCAATATTGACATGGCTTTATCAGCAACAATGGCTGCACAACGAGGTTATATTACTAGCGAAGAACGCGATCGCATTCTAGGTTTGATGAGTCGTCTCGGTCTCGCCTTGGATCATCCCCTCATGGATGAAGAACTCATGTGGCGTGCAACTCAATCGATTATCCTGACAAGAGACGGTTTGTTAAGAGCAGCAATGCCCAAACCCATTGGCAATTGCTTCTTTATGAACGACTTAACTCGCGAGGAACTGGCTTCTGCTATATCCGAACACAAACATCTGTGCCAAAACTATCCTCGTGGTGGTGAGGGTGTAGAAATGTATCCAGATTCTTATAAGCCAGAACTCGTTGGGAGTGAAGCTTAA
- a CDS encoding HlyD family efflux transporter periplasmic adaptor subunit — MIGEKHPEFLRTVKSDEFVPTVSRWVTLGGLILIGSCGVAILLASIIQYPISVRAAASVRPAGELRIVEAATSGVVNNILVKENQIVDKGQEIATIDSSQLRTRKNNIKLNIRQNYLKLAQINAQMKALQTQITAESNAMQRAIASAEAELSRSQREYQDKQLIAQAEVQEALATLEFAKEEMKRYQQLGKTGAISLLQIRGKEQSFKASQAKLQRAKAALNPSISTVAIAQENIAQQRARGESTLAGLNKEKESMLQRRIEIENKISLDYQELQQILKDLEKTIIRTPERGTILKLELRNAGQVVRPGQAITQIAPSNTPLAIKARIAADDISKVLLCKASQVADCKQGNVQMRVSTYPYPDYGTLKGAVRAITADTITPQRNSNISIPPFYEVTIEPEKLYLEKGNQQYPIQPGMEVTADIIFQQETVLTFILRKARLLAGF; from the coding sequence ATGATTGGAGAAAAACACCCAGAGTTTTTACGTACAGTTAAAAGTGACGAATTTGTACCAACAGTCAGCCGTTGGGTAACCCTCGGAGGACTGATTTTGATTGGGAGTTGTGGCGTCGCTATTTTACTTGCCAGTATTATCCAATACCCAATCAGTGTGAGAGCCGCCGCTAGTGTTCGACCTGCGGGAGAATTGCGAATTGTGGAAGCAGCAACATCAGGAGTCGTAAACAATATCCTGGTGAAAGAAAATCAGATTGTTGACAAAGGTCAAGAAATAGCCACTATTGACAGTTCCCAACTCCGAACCCGAAAAAATAATATAAAGCTCAATATTCGGCAAAATTACTTAAAACTTGCCCAAATCAATGCCCAGATGAAGGCACTACAAACTCAAATCACGGCTGAGTCAAATGCGATGCAACGAGCGATCGCATCTGCGGAAGCTGAACTCAGTCGCAGTCAACGGGAATATCAAGACAAACAACTTATCGCTCAAGCGGAAGTACAAGAAGCCTTAGCTACTTTGGAGTTTGCAAAAGAAGAAATGAAGCGATATCAACAGCTAGGGAAAACAGGGGCGATTTCCCTGTTACAAATCCGGGGGAAAGAACAATCTTTCAAAGCTAGCCAAGCTAAACTTCAACGCGCCAAAGCTGCACTTAATCCCAGTATATCTACAGTGGCGATCGCACAAGAAAATATTGCCCAACAAAGAGCAAGAGGTGAGTCTACTCTTGCTGGATTGAACAAAGAAAAAGAAAGCATGCTTCAACGTCGGATTGAAATTGAAAATAAAATTAGCCTTGACTATCAAGAACTTCAACAAATTCTCAAAGACCTGGAAAAAACTATCATTCGCACACCAGAGAGAGGCACTATTCTCAAACTAGAACTGCGAAATGCCGGTCAGGTTGTACGCCCCGGACAAGCAATCACTCAAATTGCTCCCAGCAACACCCCTCTGGCGATCAAAGCCCGTATTGCGGCTGACGATATTAGTAAAGTTCTACTTTGTAAAGCCTCACAAGTTGCAGATTGCAAACAGGGGAACGTTCAAATGCGGGTGTCTACTTATCCTTACCCAGATTACGGAACCCTCAAAGGAGCTGTCAGAGCAATAACTGCCGATACTATTACACCGCAACGTAATAGCAATATCTCAATACCGCCCTTCTACGAAGTGACTATCGAACCAGAGAAACTTTATTTAGAGAAAGGAAATCAGCAATATCCCATTCAACCAGGTATGGAAGTTACAGCAGATATTATTTTCCAACAAGAGACGGTGCTGACATTTATTTTGAGAAAAGCTAGGTTATTAGCAGGTTTTTAA
- a CDS encoding ATP-grasp domain-containing protein, with product MTQSISFSSPVPATPPISVKARFIALFQNLGTLTLLLLALPVNAVIVVISLVWNSLTRLFSTQQTTVARSKNILISGGKMTKALQLARSFGAAGHRVVLIETHKYWLSGHRFSNAVSRFYTTPTPQYDPEAYIQTLIDIVKRENIDVYVPVTSPVASYYDSLAKPALSPYCEVLHFDADVTKMLDDKFAFSEKARDLGLSVPKSFKITNPEQVLNFDFSQETRKYILKSIPYDSVRRLDLTKLPCDTLEETAAFVKSLPISPEKPWIMQEFIPGKEFCTHSTVRNGELRLHCCSESSAFQVNYENVENPEIQAWVKHFVNGLGFTGQVSFDFIQTDDGKVYAIECNPRTHSAITMFYNHPQVSDAYLGTEPLTEPLQPLPNSKPTYWLYHEVWRLTGIRSFSQLQNWVRNIFRGTDAIYKLHDPLPFLTVHHWQIPLLLLNNLWQLRGWTKIDFNIGKLVEFGGD from the coding sequence ATGACACAATCCATTTCTTTTTCTTCCCCAGTACCCGCAACACCACCAATTTCTGTAAAAGCACGTTTTATTGCCCTGTTCCAGAACTTAGGTACTTTAACATTGCTCTTGTTAGCGCTACCTGTTAATGCAGTTATTGTTGTAATTTCCTTAGTTTGGAATAGCTTAACTCGTCTTTTCAGTACCCAACAAACAACAGTTGCACGCTCTAAAAATATCCTCATTAGCGGTGGCAAAATGACAAAAGCCTTGCAGCTTGCGCGTTCCTTTGGTGCTGCAGGACACAGAGTCGTTCTCATAGAAACCCACAAGTACTGGTTATCAGGACACCGATTTTCTAATGCCGTTTCTCGCTTTTACACCACTCCCACTCCACAGTACGATCCAGAGGCATATATTCAAACTCTAATAGACATCGTTAAACGAGAAAATATCGATGTTTATGTTCCTGTCACCAGCCCAGTTGCTAGTTACTACGACTCTTTAGCCAAACCAGCACTATCGCCCTATTGCGAAGTCTTGCACTTCGATGCGGATGTGACGAAAATGCTGGATGATAAATTTGCTTTTAGTGAGAAAGCACGAGATCTAGGTTTATCAGTTCCCAAATCATTCAAGATTACAAATCCAGAGCAAGTCTTGAATTTCGATTTTTCCCAAGAAACTCGCAAGTACATTCTCAAAAGCATTCCCTACGACTCTGTACGCCGCTTGGATCTGACTAAGCTACCCTGCGATACACTTGAAGAAACAGCAGCATTTGTTAAAAGTTTGCCAATCAGCCCAGAGAAGCCTTGGATTATGCAAGAGTTTATTCCTGGCAAAGAATTCTGCACTCACAGCACAGTCCGAAATGGAGAGTTAAGACTGCATTGCTGTTCGGAATCTTCAGCTTTTCAGGTCAATTATGAGAATGTTGAGAATCCGGAAATTCAGGCATGGGTGAAGCATTTTGTCAATGGTCTGGGATTTACCGGACAAGTTTCCTTTGACTTTATCCAAACCGATGACGGGAAGGTTTATGCAATTGAATGCAACCCCCGAACCCATTCGGCGATTACAATGTTTTACAATCATCCTCAAGTGAGTGATGCTTATTTAGGAACAGAGCCTTTAACTGAACCTTTACAACCATTACCTAACAGCAAGCCTACATATTGGTTGTATCATGAAGTTTGGCGGTTAACTGGAATTCGTTCTTTTTCTCAGCTTCAAAATTGGGTAAGGAACATTTTCAGAGGAACTGATGCTATCTACAAGTTGCACGATCCATTGCCGTTTTTAACGGTACATCACTGGCAAATCCCTTTGTTATTGCTGAATAACTTATGGCAACTGAGAGGCTGGACGAAAATAGATTTTAATATTGGGAAACTAGTAGAATTTGGTGGCGATTAA
- the def gene encoding peptide deformylase, whose product MPIEIAVEKKKLQNPPLEMHYLGDRVLRQPAKRISKVDEELRQLIREMLQTMYSKDGIGLAAPQVGIHKQLIVMDCDPENPANPPLILINPTIKKVSRDLCVAQEGCLSIPGVYLDVKRPQVVEISYKDENGRPQSLKAGDLLGRCIQHEIDHLNGVVFVDRVENSLALTQELSKHGFSHQAVKPVA is encoded by the coding sequence ATGCCTATAGAAATTGCTGTTGAAAAGAAAAAGTTACAAAATCCACCATTAGAAATGCATTATTTGGGCGATCGCGTCCTCCGTCAACCTGCAAAGCGGATCTCCAAAGTCGATGAGGAACTGCGCCAACTGATACGCGAAATGTTACAAACCATGTACAGCAAAGATGGTATTGGTTTGGCTGCACCCCAAGTAGGAATCCACAAACAACTGATTGTGATGGACTGCGATCCAGAAAACCCAGCCAACCCCCCCTTGATATTAATTAACCCCACCATCAAAAAAGTTAGTCGCGATTTGTGTGTTGCCCAAGAGGGATGTTTGAGTATACCCGGAGTATACCTTGATGTGAAGCGTCCTCAAGTGGTAGAAATCTCCTACAAAGATGAAAACGGGCGTCCCCAGTCGTTAAAAGCCGGAGATTTACTCGGACGATGCATTCAGCATGAAATAGATCACCTTAACGGGGTAGTATTTGTAGACAGAGTAGAAAACTCTTTGGCTTTAACACAAGAGTTATCTAAGCATGGCTTTTCGCACCAGGCAGTAAAACCAGTAGCATAG